A window of the Phragmites australis chromosome 20, lpPhrAust1.1, whole genome shotgun sequence genome harbors these coding sequences:
- the LOC133901552 gene encoding putative hydrolase C777.06c, producing the protein MRQVRKVLDLSLPPNAPGNPKGPLASVPPSAPRQAAADQGPLAVSESSAGRRCLPPSPPMPGAGAGAGAIASALLRAHVPLMPPPRAFPCLAAARLPFLRARAATASFPFQSSSSPRLPLLPRLCSARSFCGVACASPGGAGSDPAAEQRPQESELIFLGTGTSEGIPRVSCLTHPTKTCPVCTKASKPENRNRRRNTSILLRHATSSGTANILVDAGKFFYHSALQWFPTFGLRTIDAVIITHSHADAIGGLDCLRDWTNNVQPSIPIYVVDRDYEVMKMTHYYLIDTSVVIPGAAVSALQFNIIKEEPFMVHNLEVIPLPVWHGQGYRSLGFRFGDICYISDVSDIPKETYELLENCELLILDALRPDRSSSTHFGLPRALDEVRKIKPKKTLFTGMMHLMDHEKVNNDLARLMETEGLDIQLSYDGLRIPVRL; encoded by the exons ATGAGGCAAGTACGGAAAGTTTTGGACCTTTCTCTGCCACCGAACGCGCCCGGGAATCCGAAGGGCCCACTTGCCAGCGTCCCTCCCTCCGCCCCGCGACAAGCGGCCGCTGACCAGGGACCACTCGCCGTCTCCGAATCGtccgccggccgccgctgtctcccgccgtcgccgccgatgcccggcgccggcgccggcgccggcgcgatTGCCTCTGCCCTCCTGCGCGCCCACGTCCCGCTcatgccgccgccgcgcgcgttCCCCTGCCTCGCGGCGGCGCGCCTCCCTTTCCTCCGCGCCCGGGCGGCCACAGCATCGTTCCCGTTCCAGTCCTCGTCCTCACCGCgccttcccctcctccctcGCCTCTGCTCCG CGCGCTCCTTCTGTGGCGTTGCTTGTGCTTCTCCTGGCGGCGCGGGGTCGGACCCGGCGGCGGAGCAGCGGCCGCAAGAGTCGGAGCTCATCTTCCTCGGCACGGGCACCAGCGAGGGCATCCCGCGCGTCAGCTGCCTCACCCACCCCACCAAGACCTGCCCC GTTTGCACCAAGGCGTCCAAGCCGGAGAACCGGAACAGGCGGCGCAACACCTCCATCCTCCTGCGCCATGCCACTTCCTCGGGCACCGCCAACATCCTCGTCGACGCGGGCAA GTTCTTCTACCACTCGGCGCTCCAGTGGTTCCCCACGTTTGG GTTGAGGACGATTGATGCTGTCATTATTACCCATTCTCATGCTGATGCCATTGGAG GACTTGATTGCCTTCGTGATTGGACGAACAATGTCCAGCCATCGATCCCAATATATGTGGTGGATCGTGATTATGAG GTGATGAAGATGACccactattatttgattgaCACAAGTGTTGTTATACCTGGAGCTGCAGTTTCAGCATTGCAATTCAACATTATAAAAGAGGAACCATTTATGGTTCATAATCTTGAG GTGATTCCTTTGCCTGTTTGGCATGGTCAGGGTTACCGCTCTCTTGGTTTTCGTTTTGGTGACATATGCTACATAAG TGATGTTAGTGATATACCGAAAGAAACCTACGAGCTTCTGGAAAACTGTGAACTTCTTATATTG GATGCTCTAAGACCTGATCGTTCTTCTTCAACACACTTTGGGCTACCAAGG GCCCTCGATGAAGTTAGAAAAATCAAACCAAAGAAAACATTGTTTACTG GAATGATGCATTTAATGGACCATGAGAAGGTAAACAATGATCTTGCCAGGCTGATGGAAACAGAGGGTCTTGACATCCAGCTTAGCTATGATGGTCTCAGGATACCTGTAAGGCTTTAG
- the LOC133902204 gene encoding uncharacterized protein LOC133902204 produces the protein MGSVMNKDNVHDKETHGTSNDITKNTSVDKVKGPNLLERAKEEIEALAGAVHTKMEHHSSPSKKDESHKEDKEGNLHKIKTHTNETHGTSNDISEDTPVDKVKGPNVFERAKEEIEAIVEAIHPKKGSDSK, from the exons ATGGGAAGTGTCATGAACAAAGACAACGTTCATGACAAGGAGACTCATGGAACAAGCAACGATATAACCAAGAATACATCTGTGGACAAGGTGAAGGGTCCCAATCTGCTTGAGCGAGCAAAGGAAGAGATCGAGGCTCTAGCTGGAGCTGTTCATACTAAGATGGAGCACCATTCCAGTCCCTCAAAGAAGGATG AATCGCATAAGGAAGACAAGGAGGGGAACCTGCACAAAATAAAGACCCATACAAATGAAACTCACGGGACAAGCAATGACATAAGCGAGGACACACCAGTTGACAAAGTTAAAGGTCCGAATGTCTTCGAGCGTGCAAAGGAAGAGATCGAAGCTATTGTCGAAGCTATCCATCCGAAGAAGGGATCTGACAGCAAGTGA
- the LOC133901292 gene encoding THO complex subunit 6-like has protein sequence MSAATAQAHPAMDARGWDEAAYRRGILRGRDLSCRTLFRAVFFDHSDEPDPDVLLAAASSDGSLASFSLSSCISSATATPSQPDAAALVDPVCIVQAHRGPAYDVRFYPDPQQPLLFSCGDDGRIRGWRWHEMQSCLVPLSLQGDHLEPALDLVNPQHEGPWGARSPIPENNAIAINKQEGSIFAAAGDACAYCWDVESGKCKMTFKGHTDYLHSIAVREANRQVVTGSEDGTARIWDCRGGKCTQVIHPVKNKAFKSSWVSCVAIDASESWLACGTSSGVSVWSLLSNECVFNLDCHAPVQDLLFDKNQILAVGAEPVLSRFTINGTVLSQIKCAPQSAFSVSIHSSGIAAVAGYGGLVDVISELGSHLCTFGSRGLDK, from the exons AtgtcggcggcgacggcgcagGCGCATCCGGCGATGGACGCACGCGGGTGGGACGAGGCGGCGTACCGGCGGGGCATACTGCGGGGGCGCGACCTCTCCTGCCGCACCCTCTTCCGCGCCGTCTTCTTCGACCACAGCGATGAACCGGACCCCGacgtcctcctcgccgccgcctccagcgACGGCTCCctcgcctccttctccctctcatCCTGCATCTCCTCCGCAACCGCAACCCCCTCCCAG CCGGACGCCGCCGCGCTGGTAGACCCCGTCTGCATCGTGCAGGCGCACAGAGGCCCCGCTTACGACGTCAGGTTCTACCCCGATCCGCAGCAGCCGCTGCTCTTCAG CTGCGGGGACGACGGCCGCATCCGGGGCTGGAGGTGGCACGAGATGCAGAGCTGCCTTGTGCCGCTCTCCCTGCAAG GGGATCATCTAGAACCAGCACTTGACTTGGTCAACCCTCAACACGA AGGTCCTTGGGGTGCTCGCTCTCCAATACCTGAAAACAATGCCATTGCAATTAACAAGCAG GAAGGATCTATTTTTGCAGCAGCGGGTGATGCATGTGCTTACTGCTGGGATGTG GAGAGTGGTAAATGTAAAATGACATTCAAGGGGCATACTGACTATTTGCACAGCATTGCAGTTCGTGAGGCAAACCGCCAG gtGGTAACTGGATCAGAGGATGGGACTGCCCGTATCTGGG ATTGCAGAGGTGGGAAGTGTACTCAGGTTATACATCCAGTAAAGAACAAGGCATTTAAGAGCTCATGGGTCAGTTGCGTTGCTATTGATGCAAGTGAAAGTTGGCTG GCTTGTGGCACATCTAGTGGCGTATCAGTTTGGAGTCTTCTTTCAAATGAATGCGTCTTTAATTTGGATTGTCATGCTCCTGTTCAAGACTTGTTGTTTGACAAGAACCAA ATTTTAGCAGTTGGTGCTGAACCTGTGCTCTCTCGTTTCACAATCAATGGGACTGTTCTTTCGCAAATAAAGTGTGCTCCCCAGTCGGCGTTCTCTGTCTCTATCCATTCATCCGGG ATAGCAGCTGTAGCCGGATATGGAGGTCTGGTGGATGTGATCTCAGAACTTGGGAGCCATTTGTGCACATTTGGTAGCCGGGGCTTGGACAAGTAA
- the LOC133901291 gene encoding uncharacterized protein LOC133901291: MAAAEARAAWQRAANRCLVQEDAKRAPKLSCCPPSLQPHETSGGNPTNPQDLHIPNFIPINWNLMNSNLPMDTQWWLQLQPNYGCQMALAREHLNYMNGEAGEKKMEGAVPVSKLENIEAKKIEDPFEFSWNVSTTFMKQSSETCLEELKTLGGYTPTSLKCKGNANNCVHEGKEFMEFKTFDPLFPKKLQNEYCEMHAPWEESRKSQPWWQVADADGLASLVADRVMQNIVNNDLPRPTQTVRARGAKLDSPGNKDDYGQLLPSAGKEPDPVHDTIVCSYSVSSTNETNSSDGGGWQQHLGNNMPGGEQESYSSSDSSPGSKPTYQNASERAKLLDALRHSQTRAREAEMAAKKAYDEKDHVIMLLFRQASHLFVCKQWLKMLQLENICLQLRFKEHHIATMFPELIPWMTVKEKVAPGQERKDVTRKKGRRPNRKGGLRKAVVFAAGVGIVGAGLLLGWTLGWLLPKL; the protein is encoded by the exons ATGGCGGCTGCTGAAGCGAGAGCTGCTTGGCAACGCGCTGCTAACCGCTGCTTGGTTCAGGAGGATGCGAAGAGAGCTCCGAAACTGTCATGCTGTCCGCCGTCCCTGCAACCGCATGAGACGAGCGGTGGAAATCCTACGAACCCACAAGATCTCCATATCCCTAATTTTATCCCTATAAACTGGAATCTGATGAACTCCAATCTGCCCATGGATACCCAGTGGTGGCTTCAGTTGCAGCCGAACTACGGGTGCCAGATGGCTCTTGCCAGGGAGCACCTGAATTATATGAATGGAGAAGCTGGTGAGAAGAAAATGGAAGGCGCAGTGCCAGTGTCTAAACTTGAGAATATCGAAGCTAAGAAGATTGAGGATCCTTTTGAGTTTTCGTGGAACGTTTCGACAACTTTTATGAAGCAATCATCCGAAACATGTTTGGAAGAGTTGAAGACTCTTGGTGGCTATACTCCGACGAGTCTTAAGTGCAAAGGAAATGCCAACAACTGTGTTCACGAGGGTAAAGAGTTTATGGAGTTCAAAACTTTTGATCCTTTGTTTCCAAAGAAACTGCAAAATGAATACTGTGAGATGCATGCACCTTGGGAAGAAAGCAGGAAGTCTCAGCCATGGTGGCAAGTAGCTGATGCTGATGGTTTGGCTTCCCTTGTTGCCGACAGAGTAATGCAAAACATTGTGAACAATGATCTGCCAAGACCCACTCAGACAGTACGGGCTCGTGGAGCTAAATTAGACAGCCCTGGAAACAAGGATGATTATGGGCAGCTATTGCCTTCTGCTGGTAAAGAGCCGGATCCTGTACATGACACTATAGTGTGCAGCTACAGTGTTTCAAGCACCAACGAGACAAATTCGTCTGATGGGGGAGGTTGGCAACAGCATCTAGGAAATAATATGCCTGG GGGTGAACAGGAATCTTATAGTTCCTCTGATAGTTCTCCAGGAAGCAAGCCAACATATCAGAATGCCTCTGAAAGGGCCAAGCTGCTAGACGCTCTCCGCCACTCACAAACACGTGCTAGGGAAGCCGAGATGGCTGCCAAGAAAGCCTATGACGAGAAGGACCATGTCATCATGCTTTTGTTCCGTCAGGCATCACACCTCTTCGTTTGCAAGCAGTGGCTGAAAATGCTGCAGTTGGAGAACATATGCCTCCAGCTCAGGTTCAAAGAGCATCACATAGCAACCATGTTCCCAGAACTTATTCCCTGGATGACGGTGAAGGAAAAGGTGGCACCAGGGCAAGAGCGGAAAGATGTGACGAGGAAAAAAGGCAGGAGGCCGAACAGGAAAGGCGGCCTCCGCAAGGCCGTCGTGTTTGCAGCTGGTGTAGGTATCGTTGGCGCTGGATTGCTTCTTGGCTGGACTCTCGGGTGGCTGCTGCCCAAGCTGTAA